A genomic region of Elaeis guineensis isolate ETL-2024a chromosome 9, EG11, whole genome shotgun sequence contains the following coding sequences:
- the LOC105033952 gene encoding transcription factor bHLH62 — translation MEKEGFFTTTPALNWQAGETRLPPPPEMTSVPAADCFLNLNWDQTIEQSTHFDSALSSLVSSPSSNPHTAAANDSVVIRELIGRLGSICSSGEISPTSRYHGANTSCYSTPLNSPPKLNLSMMEGRGGLPVSGNMAMPTAQLSPFAADPGFAERAARSCFGGRSYGGLTGQFGPSETGKLSRVSSSQSLMGGGSQMDISENGKEIAMQERAQLEMGMRSKLGGRMSGSSILDNGEFGSGQEESSASDRIAAGGEASLRGNSENNARKRKAPPKGKGKEAPLPSSGTNPPKMAEEEDSSPKRSKPAETNGSDKDTAVKPKAEQNGSAISSGDAGQKQGKENNVKAPEPPKDYIHVRARRGQATDSHSLAERVRREKISERMKLLQDLVPGCNKVTGKAVMLDEIINYVQSLQRQVEFLSMKLATVNPRLDFNMENLLPKDMHQASGPMPPPPLYPLDATSTAFSYAHQPQGTSLQSVVTNGLENQCSLDPLDTSLHRSLSMQPPPLDGFGDATSQLGTFWEDDLQSVVQMGFGQGQENAFSSQGFHGN, via the exons ATGGAAAAGGAGGGATTTTTCACCACCACACCTGCTCTAAATTGGCAAGCCGGCGAAACCAGGCTGCCGCCGCCGCCGGAGATGACCTCCGTCCCCGCTGCGGACTGCTTCCTCAACCTCAACTGGGACCAGACGATCGAGCAGAGCACCCACTTCGACTCGGCTCTCTCCTCCCTCGTGTCGTCGCCGTCCTCCAACCCCCACACCGCTGCCGCCAACGACAGCGTCGTCATCCGGGAGCTCATCGGCCGCCTCGGCAGCATCTGCAGCTCCGGCGAGATCTCCCCGACTTCTCGCTACCATGGTGCCAACACCTCTTGTTATAGTACTCCCCTGAATTCCCCTCCCAAGCTCAATTTGTCCATGATGGAGGGCAGGGGAGGATTGCCGGTTTCCGGGAACATGGCGATGCCCACCGCCCAACTATCACCATTCGCTGCCGACCCAGGTTTTGCCGAGCGGGCCGCGAGGTCATGCTTCGGAGGGAGGAGCTATGGCGGGCTTACCGGCCAATTCGGGCCGTCGGAGACCGGCAAGCTGTCAAGGGTCTCGAGCAGCCAGTCTCTGATGGGAGGTGGTTCTCAGATGGACATTTCAGAGAATGGTAAGGAGATTGCAATGCAGGAGAGAGCCCAATTGGAGATGGGAATGAGGTCTAAGTTAGGCGGTAGGATGTCGGGGTCTTCGATACTGGACAATGGAGAATTCGGCAGTGGGCAGGAGGAATCATCGGCATCCGATCGGATTGCAGCTGGTGGGGAAGCCTCCTTGAGGGGCAACAGTGAGAACAATGCAAGGAAACGGAAGGCACCTCCAAAGGGGAAAGGAAAGGAGGCACCTTTGCCCTCCTCTGGCACAAATCCTCCCAAG ATGGCGGAGGAGGAGGATTCCAGTCCAAAGAGAAGTAAACCAGCTGAAACCAATGGAAGCGACAAAGATACAGCGGTTAAGCCCAAGGCCGAGCAAAATGGTAGTGCAATTTCTAGTGGTGATGCTGGTCAAAAACAGGGAAAGGAGAATAATGTCAAGGCCCCCGAGCCTCCGAAAGATTATATCCATGTCAGGGCTCGAAGAGGCCAAGCCACCGATAGCCACAGTCTTGCCGAAAGG GTTAGAAGAGAGAAGATCAGTGAAAGGATGAAACTGCTCCAAGATCTAGTGCCAGGTTGCAATAAG GTAACTGGGAAAGCAGTTATGCTTGATGAGATTATAAACTATGTACAGTCATTGCAGCGCCAAGTTGAG TTCCTTTCGATGAAGCTGGCAACCGTGAATCCTAGGTTAGACTTCAATATGGAAAATCTCCTCCCAAAAGAT ATGCATCAAGCGAGTGGGCCTATGCCGCCACCGCCGCTTTATCCATTAGACGCCACCAGCACAGCATTCTCATATGCTCACCAACCTCAGGGGACCTCTCTGCAGAGTGTTGTGACCAATGGCCTTGAGAACCAGTGCTCATTAGACCCATTGGACACCTCTCTGCATCGAAGTCTAAGCATGCAGCCACCTCCCCTCGATGGCTTTGGGGATGCCACCTCTCAG CTTGGGACTTTctgggaggatgacctccagagtGTTGTTCAGATGGGATTTGGGCAGGGCCAGGAGAATGCATTTTCCTCGCAGGGCTTCCATGGTAATTGA